One genomic window of Notamacropus eugenii isolate mMacEug1 chromosome 6, mMacEug1.pri_v2, whole genome shotgun sequence includes the following:
- the P2RY1 gene encoding P2Y purinoceptor 1, with product MTDVLWSVLPNGTEVPPSPDWSSSNTTVTATRCSLTKTGFQFYYLPAVYILVFITGFLGNSVAIWMFVFHMKPWSGISVYMFNLALADFLYVLTLPALIFYYLNKTDWIFGDNMCKLQRFIFHVNLYGSILFLTCISVHRYTGVVYPLKSLGRLKKKNAVYISALVWAVVVAGISPILFYSGTGSRINKTTTCYDTTSDEYLRSYFIYSMCTTVVMFCIPFVVILGCYGLIVRALISNDLDNSPLRRKSIYLVIIVLTVFAVSYLPFHVMKTLNLRARLDFQTPEMCAFNDRVYATYQVTRGLASLNSCVDPILYFLAGDTFRRRLSRATRKASRRSEANLQSKSEDMTLNILSEYKQNGDTSL from the coding sequence ATGACCGACGTGCTGTGGTCAGTGCTCCCCAACGGGACAGAGGTCCCTCCCTCCCCGGACTGGTCCTCGAGCAACACCACGGTCACGGCCACCAGGTGCTCGCTCACTAAGACGGGCTTCCAATTCTACTACCTGCCCGCTGTCTACATCCTGGTCTTCATCACGGGCTTCCTGGGCAACAGCGTGGCCATCTGGATGTTCGTGTTCCACATGAAGCCCTGGAGCGGCATCTCCGTGTACATGTTCAACTTGGCCTTGGCCGACTTCCTGTACGTGCTCACCCTGCCCGCGCTCATCTTCTACTATCTCAACAAGACCGACTGGATCTTCGGGGACAACATGTGCAAACTGCAGCGCTTTATCTTCCACGTGAACCTCTACGGCAGCATCCTCTTCCTGACCTGCATCAGCGTGCATCGCTACACCGGCGTGGTGTACCCGCTCAAGTCCCTGGGGAGGCTGAAGAAGAAGAACGCCGTCTACATCAGTGCCCTGGTGTGGGCCGTGGTGGTAGCTGGCATCTCCCCCATCCTCTTCTACTCGGGCACGGGCAGCCGGATCAACAAGACCACCACCTGCTACGACACCACCTCGGACGAATACCTGCGAAGTTATTTCATCTACAGCATGTGCACCACCGTGGTGATGTTCTGCATCCCCTTTGTGGTCATCCTGGGCTGCTATGGGCTCATCGTGAGGGCCCTCATCTCCAACGACCTGGACAACTCGCCCCTTCGGAGGAAGTCCATTTACCTGGTGATCATCGTGCTGACTGTCTTTGCCGTGTCTTATCTCCCCTTCCATGTTATGAAAACGCTCAACCTGAGAGCCAGGCTGGATTTTCAGACTCCAGAAATGTGCGCCTTCAACGACAGGGTGTATGCCACTTACCAGGTGACTAGGGGGCTAGCTAGTCTCAACAGCTGTGTCGACCCCATCCTCTATTTCTTGGCGGGAGATACTTTCAGGAGAAGACTGTCAAGGGCGACCAGGAAAGCTTCGAGAAGAAGTGAGGCAAATTTGCAATCAAAAAGTGAAGATATGACCCTCAATATTTTATCAGAGTATAAGCAGAATGGAGATACGAGCTTATGA